The proteins below are encoded in one region of Antennarius striatus isolate MH-2024 chromosome 7, ASM4005453v1, whole genome shotgun sequence:
- the plpp2b gene encoding phospholipid phosphatase 2b, which yields MNDPRKRKLYVVMDVLCVLVAALPFIVMNIIFKPYERGVYCDDESIMYPIKPDTITHGLLAAVTISCTVVIISTGEAYLVYSKKIYSNSEFNQYVAALYKVVGTFLFGAAVSQSLTDLAKFTIGRPRPHFMAVCAPKVCVGYMQKINCTGAPLDVTESRLSFYSGHSSFGMYCMLFLALYVQARLVAKWARLLRPTIQFFLVVFAVYVGYTRVSDYKHHWSDVLVGLLQGALVAVLNVRFVSDFFKKRPPRCAKPETAESEGPERKPSLQIADAERGNHYNYNHSPGPV from the exons atgaatgatccgaggaagaggaagctgtaCGTGGTGATGGACGTGCTGTGCGTTCTGGTCG CTGCACTGCCCTTCATCGTTATGAACATCATCTTCAAGCCGTATGAACGAGGGGTTTACTGCGACGACGAGAGCATCATGTACCCCATAAAACCAGACACCATCACCCACGGCCTGCTGGCCGCCGTCACCATCTCCTGCACTGTCGTCATT ATCTCCACTGGAGAGGCTTATCTGGTCTACAGCAAGAAGATTTACTCTAATTCTGAATTCAACCAGTACGTCGCTGCGCTCTACAAAGTGGTGGGAACCTTCCTGTTCGGAGCCGCCGTTAGCCAATCGCTAACCGACCTGGCCAAGTTCACAATAGGACGCCCGAGACCTCATTTCATGGCCGTGTGTGCCCCCAAGGTGTGTGTGGGATACATGCAGAAGATCAACTGCACCGGCGCCCCCCTGGACGTCACGGAGTCCAG GTTGTCCTTCTACTCCGGTCATTCCTCCTTTGGAATGTACTGCATGCTCTTCCTAGCA CTTTATGTGCAGGCAAGATTGGTGGCGAAGTGGGCCAGACTCCTCCGGCCCACCATCCAGTTCTTCCTGGTGGTCTTTGCAGTGTATGTGGGTTACACCCGAGTCTCTGATTACAAGCACCACTGGAGCGACGTGCTGGTGGGGCTGCTGCAGGGAGCGCTTGTTGCTGTACTCAAT GTGCGCTTTGTGTCAGACTTCTTCAAGAAGCGTCCTCCTCGCTGTGCCAAGCCAGAAACGGCTGAAAGTGAAGGACCGGAGAGGAAGCCCAGCCTGCAGATTGCAGATGCTGAGCGGGGTAACCATTACAATTACAACCA